TGGTGATGACCGACTATCAAAACAAGGTCGTGTATCAGCAGGCGCTTGACCCGCAGAATAACACCGGCGAGCCGGTGGACCTGGGCCACATCCAGGCCGGCACCTACCTGGTAGAAGCCAAAACGGGTAACTACGTATACTGGAAGAAGGTGCGCATAAAGTACCCCACGGTGGTGCGCCGCTAGCTTCTCGCCTGCTTAATTTTTAGAGAGAACGTCATGCTAAGCGCCGCAAAGCATCCCGTTCGTGTCGCTAGGGTACTAAATCCAACGATGCGAGCAAGATGCTTCGCGGCGCTCAGCATGACGTTCTTTACTTTATTCCCGCAACCATCTACCCGGCCGCTAGCCCGTATTTTTGCCTTTTCTATGAAAACCCTCCCGCTACTCGCCGCCACGCTCGCCCTCACCAGTTTCGCGCCCAGGCCCAAGTTGACGACCGTGAAGCTGGCGCCGGGCCTCTCGGTGGCGATGCCGGTAGGGTTTGCGCCGCTGCCCGATGCGGCCATTGCCGTCAAGTTTCCGGCGCCGCGCAAGCCGCTGGCGGTGTATAGCAACCCGAGCGGGCGCGTCGATTACAGCATCTCGGTGCGCCCCACCACCTTCGGGCCCGATTACAACGTGCTGTTGCCCATGTATAAGGCCAGCGTGCAGCGGCTGTACACGAAGGTCGATTTTTTGACCCAGGAGGTACGCAAGGTAAACGGCCGCGACTTCGTGGCCCTGGAGTTTGTCTCCACCATGAGCGACAGCCGCCGCTCGTCGGTGGCGCTAGCCCCCATCAAAAAGTACGAGTACATCGAGTACGCTGTGCAGGGCCAGCAGCTCTATATTTTTGCCTTTTCGGCGCCGGCCGAGGAGCAGGCGCAGTGGCGCCCCGTGGCCCAGGCCGCGCTCGGCGATATTAGCCTGAAGTAGGCGATGCCTGCGCCTTTGCTCACCGACGACTACTTCATGCGCCAAGCCCTGGCCGAGGCGCGGCGGGCGCTGGCGGGCGGCGAAATTCCCATTGGGGCGGTAGTGGTGCTCGATGGCCTCATTATTGGCCGGGGCTATAATCAAACCGAGCAGCTGCGCGACGTGACCGCCCACGCCGAGATGCTGGCCCTTACGGCCGCTGCTAATTACCTAGGTAATAAGTATCTCACTCACTGCACGCTCTACGTGACCGTGGAGCCCTGCGTGATGTGCGCCGGGGCCAGCGCCTGGGCCCAGCTCGGCGCCGTAGTCTTTGGCACCGATGAGCCCAAAACCGGCTACCGGCGCCACCCGCTGGGGCTGCTGCACCCGCGCACCAGGGTGCGGGCGGGCGTGTGCGCCGCCGAGTGCGCGGCGCTCATGCAGGCATTTTTTAAAGAGAAGCGGGGCTAGGCTACTTTTGGGGGCGCCCGGCGGGCGGCCGTAACCCCGGCGGCCCGTTGGGGGTTATACCTGCACCACCCCATTTTTTCACTTTAAAACACCCGCATCATGGCTTTTGAACTGCCCAAGCTGCCATATTCCTACGACGCCCTCGAACCCACGTTTGACGCGCAAACCCAAGAAATTCACCACACCAAGCACCACCAGGCCTACGTCACCAACCTCAACGCCGCCATCGCGGGCACCGAGTTTGAGAGCCAGAGCCTGGAGGAGATTCTGCACAACATCGCCAAGGCTAGCCCAGCCATCCGCAACAACGGTGGTGGCCACTGGAACCACTCGCTGTGGTGGACTATCCTGAGCCCCAACGGCGGCGGCCAGCCCACCGGTGCCGTAGCCGACGCCATCAACAAGTCGTTTGGCAGCTACGACAACTTCAAAACCGAATTCACCAAGGCCGCTACCACGCGCTTCGGCTCGGGCTGGGCCTGGCTGTGCAAGGTGGCTGATGGCTCGCTGCAAATCTGCTCGACGCCGAACCAGGACAACCCGCTGATGCCCGACACTGGCTGCAAAGGCACGCCGATTCTGGGACTCGACGTGTGGGAGCACGCTTACTACCTCAAGTACCAGAACCGCCGCCCCGACTACATCGCTGCCTTCTTCAACCTCATCAACTGGGATGAGGTGAACAAGCGCTACGCGGCCGCCTAGAGTTCGGCTATTCGGCCCGCTAGCCTCAAAAGCCCTCCTGCTTCGCGCTGGAGGGCTTTTTTAGTAAAGATTTACTGGCTAGCCGCTGCTTAAACCACCTAGCCAGGGCTGGTGCGTAGCAGTCTGGTAGTTACGGCAACGTTACGGGGCTGGTCAAAATTTAGTGTAACTTTAGGCGCAAAAGCCCCTTTCCCAAACTTTAACGTTGCGCCTGCATGAGCATTAAGCTGCGTCTTACCATTCTGAGCTTTCTCCAGTTTTTTATCTGGGGCGCGTGGCTGATTACGATTGGCGCGTACTGGTTCCAAACCAAGCACTGGTCGGGCGCGCAGTTTGGCGCCATCTTCTCCACAATGGGTATTGCGTCTATTTTTATGCCCTCGCTCATGGGCATCGTGGCCGATAAGTGGGTAAACGCCGAGAAGCTCTACGGCGTGCTGCACCTGCTGGGGGGCCTCACGCTCTGCACCATTCCGTTCGTCACCGACCCCGGCATGTTCTTCTGGGTCATCCTGTTGAACATGATTTTTTACATGCCCACGCTGGCGCTTTCCATCGCCGTATCGTACTCGGCCCTGAAAAGCCAGGGGCTCGACGTGGTGAAGGATTACCCGCCCATTCGGGTGTGGGGCACCGTCGGCTTCATTGCGGCCATGTGGGCCGTTACGTTTTTAGGCTTCGAGAAGTCGGCCAATCAATTTTACGTAGCCGCCGGGGCGGCGCTGCTGCTGGGCTTCTACTCGTTCACGCTGCCCAAGTGCCCGCCGCCCTCTAAAGACACGCCCGGCCGCTCGCTGGTCGATGCGCTAGGGTTGAAGTCGTTTGCCCTGCTGCGCGACCGCAAGCTTGCCACCTTCTTCGCTTTTGCCCTGCTGCTAGGGGCCGCCTTGCAGCTCACCAATGCCTACGGCGATACGTTCCTGCACGACTTCGATAAAATCCCGGCCTACCGCGACACCCTATCGGTGCAGCACCCGGCCTTTATCATGTCGATTTCGCAGATTTCGGAAACGCTGTTCATTCTCGCCATCCCGTTCTTTTTGCGGCGCTTTGGCATCAAGCAGGTCATGCTGTTCAGCATGGTGGCCTGGGTGCTGCGCTTCGGCCTGCTAGCCTTCGGCAACCCCGCCGGCGGCCTCTGGATGATTATTCTCTCGTGCATCGTCTACGGCATGGCTTTCGACTTCTTCAATATCTCGGGCTCGCTGTTCGTCGAAACCCAGACCCAGCCCAGCATCCGGGCCAGCGCCCAGGGCTTGTTTATGATGATGACTAACGGCTTCGGGGCCGTGCTGGGCAGCTCAATCAGCGGCCTGGTCATCCAGAACTACTTTACCGATGCTAGTGGCAACAAAGACTGGCACGGCATCTGGCTAGCCTTCGCCGCCTACGCGCTGGTAATTGCGGTGCTGTTCGTGTTCATTTTCAAGCACAAGCACGAACCGCAGCCGGCCGAAACTGAATACTCCGAGCCCGCCCTGGCGGCCTAAGCACTGGCCCCGAGCCCGGCTCCTTTACCTTACTTAATGAGCAACCCCCTCCCGCTCCCGGCGGCTAGCCCCGATTTTTCGACGAGCTATAATCAACACGGCTTTCAACCATCGACGTGGTTTTATACCATGTTTGGCGAGCTGCCGCGCCGTGAAATCTACCAGCTCGTAACGGCCGAGGCCCGCAAAACGGTGCTCAGCAAACTAGCCGAAACGCACGACCTTGACCAGATAACCGTCGTACAGTCCGTCTTCATCGAAGAGGCGGATAAAGCGCCGGAATGGCAATTCTACGCCCTGTCGCCCGAGCCGTATACCCTGCTGTTTTTCAGCATCACCAGCAGCTACGGCGACCAGAGCGCCATTTTATACTACTCGCCGCGCACCGATGCCGATGCTTTGGCCCGCCTGCGGGCGCTGCTCTCGGCCCAGCTCGAAAGCGGGCAGGTAGAGCGCCAGCGCATTCAGGTGCTGCGGCTGATGGGCAGCGACCTGGCTTTTTCGCCGTTGCCGATCAAAATCCCCGAACTGGACCTGGCCGCCAACTACAACGACGACCTGCTGCCGGTGCACGAGGCCATCGTGAAGCGCCTGCAAAAGCCTGATGATAAAGGCCTCGTCATCTTGCACGGGCCGCCCGGCACCGGCAAAACCAGCTACATCCGCCACCTCTGCGGCCTCACCGATAAGCCCAAGCTGTTTATCCCGCCCAACCTGGCGCTGCGCATTGCCGACCCCGAGTTTATCAACCTCCTGCACGACAATACTAACTCCATCCTGCTCATCGAAGATGCCGAGGAGCTGCTCACCAAGCGCGACGCCACCGGCAGCAACGCCGTGAGCAACCTGCTCAACCTCAGCGATGGGCTACTGAGCGACGGCTTTCACATCCAGATTATTTGTACTTTCAACGCCGACCTGGCCCGCATCGACAAGGCGCTGCTGCGCAAGGGGCGCCTCATTGCCTCCTACGCCTTCGAGGCGCTAGCCCAGCCCAAAGCCCAGGCGCTAGCTACCACGCTCGGCCAAACGGTGCCGGTCACGGAAGCTATGTCACTGGCCGACATCTATAACCGCGAAGATGCTACCTTCGTGAGCGAACCTAAAGGTCCCGGCCGCATCGGCTTCGGACGGCCTAGCTAAGCTCGTCAATACAAAATTGGTACAAAAAAAGTCTGGTTTAGGTATAAATAAAAAGCCGCTCTGCACAATGCAGAGCGGCTTTTTCGTTTGTCAAGCTGACGAAGGGGGCTAGCCTACTTGCCGAAGAAGAACTGGCCTTCGATTTGGGCATTTTCGTCCGAGTCGGAGCCATGCACGGCGTTGGCTTCAATGCTCTTCGCGTACTTCTTGCGGATGGTACCTTCCTCGGCATTGGCCGGGTTGGTGGCACCGATGAGGGTGCGGAAGTCGGCTACGGCGTTGTCTTTTTCGAGGATAGCCGCCACGATGGGGCCGCTCGACATGTACTTCACGAGGTCGTTGTAGAAAGGACGCTCTTTGTGCACGGCGTAGAACTGGCCGGCGCGCTCGGGGGTGAGGGTTACTTTCTGAAGCTCCACGATGCGGAAGCCGCCCTGCTCAATCATGCTCAGGATGCCGCCAATGTGGTTTTCGGCCACGGCATCGGGCTTAATCATCGTGAAGGTGCGGTTGGTTGCCATTCTTTAGGGGGAAAATTTAAGTTGGGATGGCAAAGGTAGGGCTGGGCCGCGTTTTGAGTTCGCCCAGTATTTTCCGGGGTTTAGCCGGCACCAGGCGCATTCTGCGAGAACCTTCCCCAAGGGTTTGATTGTTGAAACCCAATTCATGCCGACCTTTGCCGGCCCGTTTACGCCTGGCTAGCTGCCCGGCGCTTTTTAAGTGCATTCGTAGGCCATTTACGTCGTCGATGTTTCCTTCCGTATCCGAGTTGCAAGCTCTGCTGGCCCAGCCCAAGCAGATTTTTATCACCACGCACCACAAGCCCGACGCCGACGCGCTAGGCTCTTCGCTGGCCTGGGCTACTTATCTCAAGAAAAAAGGGCACTCCGTGACGGTAGTTACGCCCTCCGACTACCCGGCCTTCCTCAACTGGATGCAGGGCAACGACGAGGTCGTTATCTACGAGCCGCGCCAGAACGACCGCCAGGTGCGCGACTTGGTGAACCGGGCCGACCTGTTGTTCTGCCTTGATTTTAATTGCCTGGGCCGCATCAACGAGCTGGGCGAGTACGTGCGCCGGGCGCCGGGCACCAGGGTGCTCATCGACCACCACCAGCGCCCCGAAAACTTTGCAGACGTTAGCTTTTCCGACCCCACGGCGGCGGCCACGGCCGAGTTGATTTTCGAGATTATCCGCGCCCTCGGCGACCAGGACCTCATCGACCAGGGCATGGGCGAGGCGCTCTACGCGGGCATCATGACCGATACGGGCTCGTTTCGGCACCCTAGCACCTCGCGCAATGTGCACCTCATCATCGCCGAGCTGCTGAACGCCCACATCGACCTGGCCTCGGTGCACCGCCGCATCTACGACTCGCACTCCGAAATCCGACTGCGCTTTCTGGGCTACATCCTGAAGGATAAGCTCGTGGTGCTGCGCGAGTTCAACACGGCCTACATTGCCGTAACTAAGGAGGAGCTGCGCGAGTACGAAAGCAAAACCGGTGATACGGAGGGGCTAGTGAACTACGCGCTCAGCATTGAAGGCATTGTGCTGGCGGCCGTATTCATTGACCGCAGCTCGGCGGTAAAAATCTCGTTCCGCTCGGTGGGCGACTTTTCGGTGGCCGACTTTTCGCGCAACCATTTTGAGGGCGGCGGGCACCACAACGCCTCGGGCGGCGTGAGCACTGAGTCGCTCGACGCTACCGTAGCGCGCTTCGTGGGGCTGCTGCCGCAGTACCAGGCGCAGCTGGTGAGCACGCCCGTGGCGCCGGTAGCAGTTGCGCCGCCCGTAGCCTAACTTTGGCGTCGGTTCGTCCTTTATTCCAACTTTTGTTTTTCATGCAGTTTTCTCTTCGGCCCGGCGCGGCCCGGCACCTGGCCCTGGCGGCGGGCGTGCTCAGCGCAGCTTCCTTCCTGTCTTCGTGCAATAAAGGCGGCGGCGACTATGCCAAAACCAAGTCGGGCATTGAATATAAGATTTTTAAGAAAGACGGCAACAGCTACTCGCCCCGCGAGGTAGCCGGCGGCGAAGATGCTACCTACAAGGACCGCGTGGGCAAGGTGATGTCGGCCCACATTGAGTATCGCACGGCCGGCGACTCGGTGATGATGAAATCGCGCGAGCGCCAGTTTGGCATTCCGGTGCGCATTCCGCTCGAAGCCCTCACGGCCAAGCAAATGGGCGCTGAGCCCGAGGCCTTCTCGCTGCTCCAGCCCGGCGACAGCGGCGTGTTCCGCTTCAACGCCGACACGCTGTATAAGCGCAACGCCCACATGCTGGCCCCGGCCAATCTGAAAAAGAAAGGCAACTACATCATCCTCACGGTGAAGGCCGTGGCCCTGCAAACCCGCGACGTAGCAATGGCCGAGGCCATGGCCGACCAGCAGAAGATGATGGCCGAGCAGCAGCGCCAGATGCGCGCCTACGCCGCCACCCAGGACAAGGCCGACGACGTGACGCTGCAAGACTACATGAAGAAAAACAACCTGGCCAACGCCAAGAAGGACCCTAGCGGCGTGTATATCATCACCACGCAGCCCGGCACCGGCCCCAATGCCAAAGCCGGCCAGCTGGTGACGGTGCAGTACCGCGGAGCCCTGCTCGATGGCAAAGAGTTTGACTCGTCGGCCAAGCACGGCGGGCAGCCGTTCTCGTTCCCGGTAGGCCGCGGCCAGGTAATTCCGGGCTGGGATGCCGCCCTGCAGCAGCTCAACAAGGGCAGCAAGGCCACCATCCTCATCCCGTCGTCGCTAGCCTACGGCAAGCAGGGCTCGCCGCCCGCCATTCCGGCCAACTCACCCCTGCGCTTCGACATCGAAGTAACGGACGTGAAGGATGCGCCAGCCGCCGCCCAAGCCCCAGCCATGGCACCTCCGGCCGGCCGTTAAGCCAGGTCCTGGTTTCGTTTAGTTAGTATACCGCCACGCCGTTTTGGCGTGGCGGTTTTGTTTAGCTCCTGCTTTATGCGTCATTTTATTTTGCTGCTACTGGCCGCGCTGCCGGTGCTAGCCCACGCCCAGACCACCACTCCTACCCCCGGCTTCGAGCGCCTGCCCAGCGGCACCGAATACAAGCTGTATCGGCGCGATGCGGCGGGGCGCTACGCGCCCCGGCCGCTGGCCGCCCTGCCCAGCCCCACCGACACCTCGCGGGCCGGCAAGTTTATGCTGATGCACGTAACCTACCTCACGGGCCGCGACTCGGTGCTACAAAGCACGCGGCAGCTAACCCACGGCCAGCCGGTGCCCATGCCGATGCCCGCCGGCTTCCGCAAAGGCTCGCCGGAGGAAGCCCTTGCCATGCTGCAGCCCGGCGATAGCGCCGTATTCCGCCTACGGGCCGACTCGCTGTTTCGGGGCCGGCCGGTGCCGGCCGAGCTGCGGCGCGGCGGCAACGTACTGGTGCTGCAAGCCACGGCCGTGCGGCTGGTAGACCAGGCCACGGCCATGGCCACAGCCCAGCGCCTGCAGCAAGATGTGCAGGCCGAGCAGCAGCGCCTGGCCCGCGCCCGGCTGGCAGCGCAATTGCCCAAAGACAATGCGGCTATTGCCGACTACTTAAAAACCAATAACCTGGCGGCGACGGCCAAGAAAACCGCCGGCGGCACCTGGTACATTATCACCAAGCGCGGCGCCGGGCCGCTGCCCCAGACCGGGCAAACCGTGGGCGTGCGCTACCGCGGTACGGTGCTGGCCACCGGCAAAGAATTTGACGCCTCGGACAAGCACGGCGGTTCGCCCTTCGAGTTTGCGCTGGGCCGGGGGCAGGTGATTCCGGGCTGGGACCAGGGCATCGCCATGTTGCCCAAGGGCAGCAAAGCCATCCTGCTCATTCCGTCGTCGCTGGCCTACGGCACGCGGGGCGCCGGCGCCGACATTCCGGCCGACGCCAACCTGCGCTTCGACGTGGAGCTGGTAGACATAAAAGGCGCCGCGGCGACCCCGCCAGCCAAGCATCCTGCCACGAAACCAGCCGCGAAGACCAAGACCGGTGTTAAAGCGGCTACCCCGCATAAAGCCACCAAGAAGTAAGCTTCCGCCCAGCAGTAGCGAAGCGCTAACGAGCAGGCCAGGGCCGGGATAAGTACCCGGCTCTGGCCCTTTTAGTAGTACCTGGCTAGCTGCT
The genomic region above belongs to Hymenobacter sp. BRD128 and contains:
- a CDS encoding nucleoside-diphosphate kinase, producing MATNRTFTMIKPDAVAENHIGGILSMIEQGGFRIVELQKVTLTPERAGQFYAVHKERPFYNDLVKYMSSGPIVAAILEKDNAVADFRTLIGATNPANAEEGTIRKKYAKSIEANAVHGSDSDENAQIEGQFFFGK
- a CDS encoding FKBP-type peptidyl-prolyl cis-trans isomerase yields the protein MQFSLRPGAARHLALAAGVLSAASFLSSCNKGGGDYAKTKSGIEYKIFKKDGNSYSPREVAGGEDATYKDRVGKVMSAHIEYRTAGDSVMMKSRERQFGIPVRIPLEALTAKQMGAEPEAFSLLQPGDSGVFRFNADTLYKRNAHMLAPANLKKKGNYIILTVKAVALQTRDVAMAEAMADQQKMMAEQQRQMRAYAATQDKADDVTLQDYMKKNNLANAKKDPSGVYIITTQPGTGPNAKAGQLVTVQYRGALLDGKEFDSSAKHGGQPFSFPVGRGQVIPGWDAALQQLNKGSKATILIPSSLAYGKQGSPPAIPANSPLRFDIEVTDVKDAPAAAQAPAMAPPAGR
- a CDS encoding bifunctional oligoribonuclease/PAP phosphatase NrnA, encoding MFPSVSELQALLAQPKQIFITTHHKPDADALGSSLAWATYLKKKGHSVTVVTPSDYPAFLNWMQGNDEVVIYEPRQNDRQVRDLVNRADLLFCLDFNCLGRINELGEYVRRAPGTRVLIDHHQRPENFADVSFSDPTAAATAELIFEIIRALGDQDLIDQGMGEALYAGIMTDTGSFRHPSTSRNVHLIIAELLNAHIDLASVHRRIYDSHSEIRLRFLGYILKDKLVVLREFNTAYIAVTKEELREYESKTGDTEGLVNYALSIEGIVLAAVFIDRSSAVKISFRSVGDFSVADFSRNHFEGGGHHNASGGVSTESLDATVARFVGLLPQYQAQLVSTPVAPVAVAPPVA
- a CDS encoding AAA family ATPase produces the protein MSNPLPLPAASPDFSTSYNQHGFQPSTWFYTMFGELPRREIYQLVTAEARKTVLSKLAETHDLDQITVVQSVFIEEADKAPEWQFYALSPEPYTLLFFSITSSYGDQSAILYYSPRTDADALARLRALLSAQLESGQVERQRIQVLRLMGSDLAFSPLPIKIPELDLAANYNDDLLPVHEAIVKRLQKPDDKGLVILHGPPGTGKTSYIRHLCGLTDKPKLFIPPNLALRIADPEFINLLHDNTNSILLIEDAEELLTKRDATGSNAVSNLLNLSDGLLSDGFHIQIICTFNADLARIDKALLRKGRLIASYAFEALAQPKAQALATTLGQTVPVTEAMSLADIYNREDATFVSEPKGPGRIGFGRPS
- a CDS encoding nucleoside deaminase, whose product is MPAPLLTDDYFMRQALAEARRALAGGEIPIGAVVVLDGLIIGRGYNQTEQLRDVTAHAEMLALTAAANYLGNKYLTHCTLYVTVEPCVMCAGASAWAQLGAVVFGTDEPKTGYRRHPLGLLHPRTRVRAGVCAAECAALMQAFFKEKRG
- a CDS encoding superoxide dismutase: MAFELPKLPYSYDALEPTFDAQTQEIHHTKHHQAYVTNLNAAIAGTEFESQSLEEILHNIAKASPAIRNNGGGHWNHSLWWTILSPNGGGQPTGAVADAINKSFGSYDNFKTEFTKAATTRFGSGWAWLCKVADGSLQICSTPNQDNPLMPDTGCKGTPILGLDVWEHAYYLKYQNRRPDYIAAFFNLINWDEVNKRYAAA
- a CDS encoding FKBP-type peptidyl-prolyl cis-trans isomerase, whose amino-acid sequence is MRHFILLLLAALPVLAHAQTTTPTPGFERLPSGTEYKLYRRDAAGRYAPRPLAALPSPTDTSRAGKFMLMHVTYLTGRDSVLQSTRQLTHGQPVPMPMPAGFRKGSPEEALAMLQPGDSAVFRLRADSLFRGRPVPAELRRGGNVLVLQATAVRLVDQATAMATAQRLQQDVQAEQQRLARARLAAQLPKDNAAIADYLKTNNLAATAKKTAGGTWYIITKRGAGPLPQTGQTVGVRYRGTVLATGKEFDASDKHGGSPFEFALGRGQVIPGWDQGIAMLPKGSKAILLIPSSLAYGTRGAGADIPADANLRFDVELVDIKGAAATPPAKHPATKPAAKTKTGVKAATPHKATKK
- a CDS encoding nucleoside permease, with amino-acid sequence MSIKLRLTILSFLQFFIWGAWLITIGAYWFQTKHWSGAQFGAIFSTMGIASIFMPSLMGIVADKWVNAEKLYGVLHLLGGLTLCTIPFVTDPGMFFWVILLNMIFYMPTLALSIAVSYSALKSQGLDVVKDYPPIRVWGTVGFIAAMWAVTFLGFEKSANQFYVAAGAALLLGFYSFTLPKCPPPSKDTPGRSLVDALGLKSFALLRDRKLATFFAFALLLGAALQLTNAYGDTFLHDFDKIPAYRDTLSVQHPAFIMSISQISETLFILAIPFFLRRFGIKQVMLFSMVAWVLRFGLLAFGNPAGGLWMIILSCIVYGMAFDFFNISGSLFVETQTQPSIRASAQGLFMMMTNGFGAVLGSSISGLVIQNYFTDASGNKDWHGIWLAFAAYALVIAVLFVFIFKHKHEPQPAETEYSEPALAA